The Callithrix jacchus isolate 240 chromosome 20, calJac240_pri, whole genome shotgun sequence genome has a window encoding:
- the LOC100403392 gene encoding transmembrane protein 231-like isoform X1 — translation MEGGRKHTTCGMEQLVTREEDRNQDGKMDMLHFKLELPLQSTEHVLGVQLILTFSYQLHRMSTFVMQSMAFLQSSFAIPGSQLYVNGDLRLQQKQPLSCGGLDARYNVSMINRTSPFAYDYDLLHIVAAYQERNSESQVELIQQLLRTFKVTGGNRDKQNWSPCDENVKTHECSIMGVSVLSRMCPFVLIFKPGSAPPLPASHGPAEFCCCYPDWSAMARSRLTATSTS, via the exons ACTAGAGAAGAAGACAGGAACCAGGATGGGAAGATGGACATGTTACATTTTAAGCTGGAGCTTCCCCTGCAGTCCACGGAGCACGTTCTCGGTGTGCAGCTCATCCTGACTTTCTCCTATCAGTTACAC AGGATGTCAACCTTCGTGATGCAGAGCATGGCATTTCTTCAGTCCTCCTTTGCTATCCCTGGATCCCAGTTATATGTGAATGGAGACCTGAGGCTGCAGCAGAAACAGCCGCTGAGCTGTGGCGGCCTCGATGCCCGATACAAC GTATCCATGATCAACAGGACCAGCCCCTTTGCCTACGATTATGACCTCCTACATATTGTTGCTGCCTACCAGGAAAGGAACAGTGAGTCACAGGTAGAGCTCATTCAGCAGCTGCTCAGGACTTTCAAGGTTACTGGGGGCAACAGAGACAAGCAGAATTGGAGCCCTTGTGATGAAAATGTCAAAACCCATGAATGTTCAATAATGGGAGTAAGTGTGCTGTCCAGAATGTGTCCTTTTGTCCTGATCTTCAAACCTGGGTCCGCCCCCCCGCTTCCAGCATCCCATGGTCCAGCAG agttttgctgttgttacccagactggagtgccatggcacgatctcggctcaccgcaacctccacctcctga
- the LOC100403392 gene encoding transmembrane protein 231-like isoform X3, which translates to MDMLHFKLELPLQSTEHVLGVQLILTFSYQLHRMSTFVMQSMAFLQSSFAIPGSQLYVNGDLRLQQKQPLSCGGLDARYNVSMINRTSPFAYDYDLLHIVAAYQERNSESQVELIQQLLRTFKVTGGNRDKQNWSPCDENVKTHECSIMGVSVLSRMCPFVLIFKPGSAPPLPASHGPAEFCCCYPDWSAMARSRLTATSTS; encoded by the exons ATGGACATGTTACATTTTAAGCTGGAGCTTCCCCTGCAGTCCACGGAGCACGTTCTCGGTGTGCAGCTCATCCTGACTTTCTCCTATCAGTTACAC AGGATGTCAACCTTCGTGATGCAGAGCATGGCATTTCTTCAGTCCTCCTTTGCTATCCCTGGATCCCAGTTATATGTGAATGGAGACCTGAGGCTGCAGCAGAAACAGCCGCTGAGCTGTGGCGGCCTCGATGCCCGATACAAC GTATCCATGATCAACAGGACCAGCCCCTTTGCCTACGATTATGACCTCCTACATATTGTTGCTGCCTACCAGGAAAGGAACAGTGAGTCACAGGTAGAGCTCATTCAGCAGCTGCTCAGGACTTTCAAGGTTACTGGGGGCAACAGAGACAAGCAGAATTGGAGCCCTTGTGATGAAAATGTCAAAACCCATGAATGTTCAATAATGGGAGTAAGTGTGCTGTCCAGAATGTGTCCTTTTGTCCTGATCTTCAAACCTGGGTCCGCCCCCCCGCTTCCAGCATCCCATGGTCCAGCAG agttttgctgttgttacccagactggagtgccatggcacgatctcggctcaccgcaacctccacctcctga